Sequence from the Oxyura jamaicensis isolate SHBP4307 breed ruddy duck chromosome Z unlocalized genomic scaffold, BPBGC_Ojam_1.0 oxyZ_random_OJ45168, whole genome shotgun sequence genome:
AATattgtagaaaaacaaaaacggcaattaaaaaaataataataataaaagaaaggcAGAGGCAATGCGTGGGAAGAGATTCAGCTTTACAAGGGAGCAcagtcttttgttttcttttcgAAATATCTCTCTTGGAGACCCCTCAAGCTGTATTAAAAACATGGGTCTTGTTACCAAGAATTTCTGAACCAAGGgagtattttcaaatgttaaaacGATGCATATTGGTCATCTACATTGGTTTTTGTAAGCGATTACCAATTGATTTCACACAGGGAGAGATTTCTCCAGATAAATTtgtatattgatatatatatttatatatttttatattgtagtAGCTCCCTGATTCTAATTTCAGTAGGTCTGAAGGTGAGTGGGAAGGTAGGGGAAGAAGAATTGAGTGCGAGTTAAATTTGTAGAACGGGATGGCTAAAGTGTTTCGGAGGGTTGTAAGAAAGAAACCCGAAGGGGCAGCGGAACTACAAAGCTCTAAGGGGGACGTGCGACGACGCATAAAATCATCTCCGTCTCGAAACCGCGCGGGAGAGAGAGATACACACAGCAGGAGAGAGATATCCAGCAGGGCAGCGAGCAAAGCGGCAAAGCCAAACGTGGCCGAACTAGATGAATTCAGCGGTGAGGGGGCAAAACGCTGAATTTCGCACACACGCGTGCGTATTTCCTTTCCCTCGCCGtctgcaggaggggaaggggccggCTCCCGTCGGCGGGGTCTTGGCGGTCAGCGCCCGGTGTCCCCCTCCTGGGGGTCTCCCGGGGGCCGTCGCAGGAAGCGCCCCACAGGCCCGTGGGGTCCCCCCGCCGCTACGTCGAGCGGGAGGCGGCCGCGGCCGTCGGGGAGGTCGAGGCGCGCCCCGGCGCGGTGCAGCGCCGCCAGCGTGTCCAGGAAGCCGGCGCGGGCCGCGTCGTGCGCGGGGAGGCAGCCGGTGCGCGGGTCGGGGCGGTTGGGGTCGGCGCcgcgctgcagcagcagctcggccACCCGCGGGCTGCCCAGCATCATCACCTGCGGGGAGGGAGCGAGGGAAACACGGC
This genomic interval carries:
- the LOC118158664 gene encoding cyclin-dependent kinase 4 inhibitor B-like — translated: APSPQVMMLGSPRVAELLLQRGADPNRPDPRTGCLPAHDAARAGFLDTLAALHRAGARLDLPDGRGRLPLDVAAGGPHGPVGRFLRRPPGDPQEGDTGR